One window of Dehalobacterium formicoaceticum genomic DNA carries:
- the pgsA gene encoding CDP-diacylglycerol--glycerol-3-phosphate 3-phosphatidyltransferase, producing MNLANKLTLARIFLIPVFMIILLTRIPKYGDILAAVIFIIAASTDGLDGYIARSRKQVTNLGKLMDPLADKLLISAALISLVELDMIKAWVAIVIIGREFAVTGLRAIAASEGVIIAASKLGKFKTVSQIVAISVILLHDLYWPVFPNPIGSYLLYIAVGFTIASGVDYFLKARKLLKEN from the coding sequence ATGAATCTGGCAAACAAACTTACTTTAGCGCGCATATTTTTAATCCCTGTTTTTATGATTATTCTGCTTACCAGGATTCCAAAATACGGAGATATTTTGGCAGCAGTCATTTTTATCATTGCTGCCAGTACCGACGGTTTGGACGGGTATATTGCCCGCTCCCGTAAACAGGTAACGAATTTAGGGAAACTGATGGATCCTTTAGCGGATAAACTATTGATTTCCGCCGCTCTTATTTCTCTGGTGGAGTTGGACATGATTAAGGCTTGGGTGGCCATTGTTATTATCGGACGGGAATTTGCCGTCACCGGGTTAAGAGCAATTGCTGCCAGTGAAGGTGTGATCATTGCTGCGTCTAAATTGGGAAAATTTAAAACAGTTTCTCAAATTGTGGCAATTTCAGTGATTCTTTTACATGATTTATACTGGCCTGTTTTTCCCAATCCCATCGGTTCATATTTATTGTATATTGCTGTTGGTTTTACCATTGCCTCCGGCGTGGATTATTTCTTGAAAGCTAGAAAATTACTGAAAGAAAACTAA
- a CDS encoding TIGR00282 family metallophosphoesterase: MRILFVGDVVGKPGREILRQQLNEIQDQYHIDFTIANGENAANGTGINKRIFEEISNYGVDVVTMGNHVWDKKEILDFIDHEERIIRPANYPPGTPGKGWNIFSVNQVKIVVINLAGRVFLPALDCPFQAMERILAEIKDLTPNVIVDFHGEATSEKQAMGWYLDGRVSAVLGTHTHIQTADARILHRGTAYMTDVGMTGPRDSVLGTDKDLVIKKFITSMPVKFEIAHGDIQLNATVLELNKQGKAISIIPVQTMLEAL; the protein is encoded by the coding sequence TTGAGAATATTGTTTGTTGGAGATGTTGTAGGTAAACCGGGCCGGGAAATTTTGCGGCAACAATTAAATGAGATTCAAGATCAATATCACATTGATTTTACCATTGCCAATGGTGAAAATGCAGCCAATGGTACGGGGATTAACAAAAGAATATTCGAAGAAATCAGTAATTATGGTGTGGACGTGGTGACCATGGGTAATCATGTCTGGGACAAAAAAGAAATTTTGGATTTTATCGATCATGAAGAACGCATCATTCGTCCTGCTAATTATCCCCCCGGTACCCCAGGAAAAGGCTGGAACATCTTCTCTGTCAATCAGGTTAAAATTGTTGTCATTAACTTAGCCGGACGAGTTTTTTTGCCTGCTTTAGACTGCCCTTTCCAGGCAATGGAACGCATCTTAGCAGAGATCAAAGATCTGACTCCTAATGTGATTGTAGATTTTCACGGCGAAGCAACTTCAGAAAAACAAGCAATGGGCTGGTACTTAGATGGACGGGTCAGTGCTGTTTTAGGTACCCATACCCATATCCAGACGGCAGACGCCCGCATTTTACACCGGGGTACGGCTTATATGACAGACGTGGGTATGACAGGACCCAGAGATTCTGTTTTAGGTACGGATAAAGATCTTGTGATCAAAAAATTTATTACCTCGATGCCGGTAAAATTTGAAATTGCCCATGGGGATATTCAGTTGAATGCAACTGTATTGGAATTAAATAAGCAGGGCAAAGCTATTTCAATAATACCGGTACAAACCATGCTGGAAGCACTTTAA
- a CDS encoding PHP domain-containing protein, with product MPGFDMHIHTKASDGTFDIQEIIRLAQEVNLDGIAITDHDTVEGLDRAVEVGQKLNFPIIPGIELSTDYQNTEIHILGYFIDFHLPWFRKKMNQLQKARIDRIIKMVDKLTELGYDITGSEVFALAGAGSVGRPHLAYLLYKKGQVASVQEAFQKLIGRGCPAHIPRFKLEPTEAVQMIKKAGGIPVLAHPGLSKADHLIQSLCHAGLLGIEVYHPDHKLSDESRYLKLAQRYGLIITGGSDFHGIPDGKRSILGSKYVGSAIWDELLLLKEEQNSAPSL from the coding sequence ATGCCAGGATTCGATATGCATATTCATACAAAAGCTTCAGATGGAACGTTTGACATTCAAGAAATTATTCGATTAGCCCAAGAGGTAAATTTGGACGGCATTGCCATCACTGATCATGATACTGTAGAAGGCTTAGATAGGGCTGTGGAAGTGGGACAGAAGTTAAATTTCCCCATTATCCCCGGCATTGAACTCAGTACAGATTATCAAAATACAGAAATTCATATTTTAGGTTATTTCATAGATTTTCACTTACCTTGGTTCCGGAAGAAAATGAATCAATTGCAAAAGGCTCGTATTGACAGAATTATCAAAATGGTTGATAAACTAACTGAATTGGGTTATGATATAACCGGTTCAGAAGTATTTGCCCTGGCTGGGGCAGGTTCTGTGGGGAGACCTCATCTTGCTTATCTCTTATATAAAAAAGGCCAGGTCGCTTCGGTTCAAGAAGCTTTTCAGAAGTTGATCGGCAGAGGATGTCCTGCCCATATACCCAGATTTAAATTGGAACCGACAGAAGCTGTACAAATGATCAAAAAAGCCGGCGGAATACCGGTTTTAGCCCATCCTGGATTATCAAAAGCCGACCATCTGATCCAATCTCTTTGTCATGCAGGTTTGTTGGGCATTGAGGTTTATCACCCGGATCATAAATTGTCCGATGAATCAAGATACCTTAAACTGGCTCAAAGATATGGCTTGATCATCACCGGTGGTTCAGACTTTCACGGAATTCCAGACGGAAAGCGTTCCATTTTGGGCAGCAAATATGTGGGGTCAGCCATCTGGGATGAATTATTGCTCCTTAAAGAAGAACAAAATTCTGCTCCATCCCTTTGA
- the rny gene encoding ribonuclease Y, with protein MWLYYVIYILAGIAVGFLIGYLVRKKLAEAKINSAEEAAKKILEDGYKDAEAKKREVLLEAKEEIHRMRSDAERENKDRRNELTRLERRLVQKEENLDRKTDAIERKEDSLVKKEQEAEDKLNAISELHEKKVEEFERLSGMTSEQAKELLLSNIEEEIKYESAILIKDLEKQAKEDGEKKAREIITLAIQRVAADHVAETTVSVVALPNDEMKGRIIGREGRNIRTLETLTGIDLIIDDTPEAVILSGFDPVRREVARVALEKLILDGRIHPARIEEMVEKAQKEVDQRIREEGEQATFETGVHGLHPELIRLIGRLKYRTSYGQNILKHSIEVSHLAGIMAAELGADEQMAKRAGLLHDLGKAVDHEVEGPHVTIGADLAKKYRESPEIVHAIAAHHGDIETKTIEAALVQAADAISAARPGARRETLESYIKRLEKLEEIADSYEGVEKAFAIQAGREIRIMVKPDKVDDISSPRLARDIVKRIESELEYPGQIKVVVIRETRSVDYAK; from the coding sequence TTGTGGCTATACTATGTAATTTATATTTTGGCAGGCATTGCCGTTGGCTTTTTGATAGGATACTTAGTGCGGAAAAAGCTTGCTGAGGCGAAAATTAATTCCGCTGAAGAAGCAGCCAAAAAGATCCTTGAAGACGGCTATAAAGACGCTGAGGCGAAAAAAAGGGAAGTTCTCTTAGAAGCAAAAGAAGAAATTCACCGTATGAGATCTGATGCTGAGAGAGAAAATAAAGATCGGCGCAATGAGTTAACACGTTTGGAAAGAAGATTGGTTCAAAAAGAAGAAAATTTGGATCGCAAAACTGATGCCATCGAACGAAAAGAAGATTCTCTGGTTAAAAAAGAGCAAGAAGCAGAGGACAAATTAAATGCTATTTCTGAATTACACGAAAAAAAGGTGGAAGAATTTGAGCGATTATCAGGTATGACATCAGAACAAGCCAAAGAACTTCTTTTATCCAATATTGAGGAAGAAATTAAGTATGAATCTGCTATTTTGATTAAAGATCTTGAAAAGCAAGCGAAAGAAGACGGAGAAAAAAAAGCGCGCGAAATCATTACGTTGGCGATTCAAAGAGTCGCGGCAGATCATGTGGCAGAAACAACGGTATCAGTTGTTGCTCTGCCTAACGATGAAATGAAAGGTCGGATCATCGGACGGGAAGGGCGAAACATTCGTACACTAGAAACATTAACCGGGATTGACCTGATCATTGATGATACGCCTGAAGCTGTGATTCTTTCCGGGTTTGATCCAGTCAGAAGAGAGGTTGCCCGAGTTGCTTTAGAAAAACTGATTCTGGATGGCCGCATTCATCCTGCTCGCATTGAAGAAATGGTGGAAAAAGCCCAAAAGGAAGTGGATCAGCGAATCCGGGAAGAAGGGGAGCAAGCAACCTTTGAAACAGGGGTTCATGGCTTGCATCCGGAACTCATTCGCTTAATAGGCAGACTCAAATATCGCACCAGTTACGGACAGAATATTTTGAAGCATTCCATTGAAGTATCCCATCTGGCAGGAATTATGGCTGCTGAGTTAGGCGCCGATGAACAAATGGCAAAAAGGGCAGGCTTGCTTCATGATTTGGGGAAAGCTGTCGATCATGAAGTGGAAGGACCCCATGTCACCATTGGTGCAGATTTGGCGAAAAAGTACCGGGAATCACCGGAAATCGTTCATGCCATTGCCGCTCACCATGGAGATATCGAAACAAAAACCATTGAAGCAGCTTTAGTTCAGGCAGCAGATGCGATTTCAGCAGCAAGACCAGGCGCCCGAAGAGAAACCCTGGAATCTTATATCAAAAGATTAGAAAAATTAGAAGAAATTGCGGATTCATATGAAGGAGTAGAAAAAGCTTTTGCCATTCAGGCAGGACGTGAAATCCGTATTATGGTTAAACCTGATAAGGTAGATGACATTTCCTCACCTCGCTTAGCCCGAGATATTGTCAAGAGAATCGAATCAGAATTAGAGTATCCGGGACAAATTAAAGTTGTTGTAATTCGGGAAACGAGATCAGTGGATTATGCAAAATAA
- the spoVS gene encoding stage V sporulation protein SpoVS: protein MEVLKVSAKSSPNSVAGALAGVLREQGTAEIQAIGAGALNQAVKAVAIARGFVAPSGVDLICIPAFTDIMIDGEQRTAIKLIVEPR, encoded by the coding sequence ATGGAAGTGTTAAAAGTATCGGCGAAGTCAAGTCCAAATTCTGTCGCTGGAGCACTTGCAGGAGTTTTAAGAGAACAAGGGACAGCTGAAATCCAGGCAATTGGTGCAGGTGCCTTGAATCAAGCTGTGAAAGCTGTGGCGATTGCACGAGGCTTTGTTGCTCCCAGTGGAGTTGATTTAATTTGTATCCCAGCTTTTACCGATATTATGATTGATGGTGAACAACGTACTGCGATAAAATTAATTGTGGAACCCAGATAA
- a CDS encoding regulatory protein RecX yields the protein MMMKKINNNKTKNSCSLMARALKLLTIRPRSIEELRTLLLEREYPLEEINQAISQLIQLKYLDDISFIESWCYYRQHITPKGRWLVRKELAAKGVSPFDLEEHFDAFYSEEDEKKCLLHLIEKKSIKGILEQSKNIEKEHQKVVAQLVRKGFKLHHILEMLDRFQAINLDIYPEK from the coding sequence ATGATGATGAAGAAGATCAATAATAATAAAACAAAGAACTCCTGCAGCCTGATGGCACGGGCTTTAAAATTATTAACAATTCGCCCCAGGTCAATTGAAGAACTAAGAACCCTGCTTTTAGAAAGAGAATATCCTCTGGAAGAGATAAATCAAGCAATTTCCCAACTGATTCAACTAAAATATTTAGATGATATCAGTTTTATCGAAAGCTGGTGTTACTATCGTCAACATATTACACCGAAAGGCCGTTGGCTGGTAAGAAAGGAATTGGCTGCCAAAGGTGTCTCCCCTTTTGATTTGGAAGAACATTTTGATGCCTTTTATTCTGAAGAGGATGAAAAGAAATGTTTGCTGCACTTGATTGAGAAGAAATCCATTAAAGGAATATTGGAACAAAGTAAAAATATTGAGAAGGAACACCAAAAGGTGGTTGCGCAGCTGGTAAGAAAGGGGTTTAAACTGCATCATATTTTGGAGATGCTTGACAGGTTTCAGGCTATTAATCTTGACATTTATCCAGAAAAATAA
- a CDS encoding dipeptidase: MDGHCDSILKTNEICDLFDLGSAAHLDFKRALANVNLQIFAAYIDSSYKPFQSLQQGLILIEKFHQAVEQNQEQVKLVCSQEDLATINQKDILHALLAVEGGEILCGRLPLLHLIFRLGVRSIGLTWNQRNEIADGCGESVTKGGLTSFGTLVVQEMNKLGMVIDLAHIAPAGFWDVLEHTHHPVMVSHGNCHGLYPHRRNLNDDQIKALAQNDGVMGITFVPDFLGAGDISIEHVIEHIDYAVSLAGPDHVGLGSDFDGTETMPRGLEDVTKISCIGEELLKKGYPLKDVEKIMGGNFIRLFKTVLPQS; encoded by the coding sequence GTGGACGGTCATTGTGACAGCATCCTGAAAACTAACGAAATTTGTGATTTATTTGATTTAGGCAGTGCAGCCCATTTGGATTTTAAAAGAGCATTAGCAAACGTCAATTTACAAATTTTTGCTGCCTATATTGACTCATCTTATAAACCCTTTCAGTCCTTGCAACAGGGATTAATTTTAATTGAAAAATTTCATCAGGCAGTGGAGCAGAATCAAGAGCAGGTCAAGCTGGTTTGTTCTCAGGAGGATCTTGCCACTATTAATCAAAAAGATATCCTCCATGCCCTCCTTGCTGTGGAAGGAGGGGAGATCCTTTGCGGCAGGCTCCCCTTACTGCATCTCATTTTTCGCTTAGGGGTGCGCAGTATTGGGCTCACCTGGAATCAAAGAAATGAAATCGCCGATGGCTGCGGGGAATCAGTCACCAAAGGAGGGTTGACATCCTTCGGCACCCTGGTGGTTCAGGAAATGAATAAGCTGGGCATGGTAATCGATTTAGCTCATATTGCCCCGGCAGGTTTTTGGGATGTCTTGGAGCACACCCACCATCCCGTGATGGTTTCCCATGGAAATTGCCATGGGCTATATCCCCATCGGCGTAATCTTAATGACGATCAGATCAAAGCCCTGGCCCAAAATGATGGCGTAATGGGGATTACTTTTGTTCCGGATTTTTTAGGGGCCGGAGATATTAGTATTGAGCATGTTATCGAACACATTGATTATGCCGTATCTTTAGCCGGTCCTGATCATGTAGGATTGGGCTCAGATTTTGACGGTACGGAAACCATGCCCCGGGGATTGGAGGATGTGACCAAAATTTCCTGCATTGGTGAAGAATTATTAAAGAAAGGATATCCTTTGAAGGATGTTGAAAAAATAATGGGAGGAAATTTTATCAGACTTTTTAAAACTGTTCTTCCTCAATCATAA
- the recA gene encoding recombinase RecA, whose product MSDKLRALDQALSQIERQFGKGSIMRLGGEAAKAGIDVIPTGSLALDLALGIGGVPRGRIVEIYGPESSGKTTVALHIIAEAQKMGGTAAFIDAEHALDPLYTQNLGVDLENLLVSQPDTGEQALEITEALVRSGAVDIVVIDSVAALVPRAEIEGEMGDAHVGLQARLMSQALRKLTAVIGKTRTTTIFINQIREKVGVMYGNPETTPGGRALKFYSSVRMEVRRTETLKQGSDMIGNRTKVKIVKNKVAPPFKQAEFDIMYGLGISKEGNLLDIGAELNIINKSGSWYSYGDERIGQGRENAKEYLKTHPEMAQEVERRIRENAQGIPLISVGASGSEMNDDEEDQ is encoded by the coding sequence ATGTCCGATAAATTACGTGCTTTAGATCAGGCACTAAGTCAAATTGAAAGGCAATTTGGTAAAGGATCCATTATGCGTTTAGGAGGGGAAGCTGCAAAAGCGGGAATCGATGTAATTCCTACGGGGTCCCTGGCCCTTGATCTGGCCTTAGGAATAGGTGGAGTCCCCAGAGGCAGAATTGTGGAAATTTACGGACCTGAATCCTCAGGAAAGACAACGGTGGCTCTGCATATCATAGCCGAGGCTCAAAAAATGGGAGGGACAGCTGCCTTTATCGATGCGGAACACGCCCTTGATCCCCTTTATACCCAAAATCTCGGCGTAGATTTAGAAAATTTGCTGGTATCTCAACCGGATACCGGAGAGCAGGCTTTGGAAATCACAGAAGCCTTGGTCCGCAGCGGCGCCGTCGATATCGTAGTCATCGATTCTGTAGCTGCTTTGGTGCCAAGAGCTGAGATCGAAGGCGAAATGGGTGATGCCCATGTCGGTTTACAAGCCAGATTAATGTCCCAGGCATTGAGAAAGCTTACAGCTGTTATTGGCAAGACCCGTACGACAACGATTTTTATCAACCAAATCAGAGAAAAAGTAGGAGTCATGTACGGTAACCCGGAAACAACACCGGGGGGGCGGGCGTTAAAATTCTATTCATCTGTTCGCATGGAGGTCAGAAGAACGGAAACGTTAAAACAGGGATCAGATATGATCGGCAACCGAACCAAGGTAAAAATTGTTAAGAATAAAGTAGCGCCTCCCTTTAAACAAGCTGAATTTGATATTATGTACGGCTTAGGAATTTCCAAAGAAGGAAATCTTTTAGACATCGGTGCGGAGTTGAATATTATTAATAAAAGTGGTTCCTGGTATTCTTACGGGGATGAAAGAATCGGCCAGGGAAGAGAAAACGCCAAAGAATATCTTAAAACTCATCCGGAAATGGCTCAAGAGGTTGAGCGGAGAATTCGGGAAAATGCCCAAGGAATCCCATTAATCAGCGTTGGCGCTTCCGGCAGTGAAATGAATGATGATGAAGAAGATCAATAA
- a CDS encoding CinA family protein — MMNNQLLQLLIERLKAKGKTIAVAESCTGGLFSGALTEIPGSSDCFGLGVITYSNLAKHEQLGIPWEILNQFGAVSYQTAFFMAQSVKRLAQSDLGISFTGIAGPSGGTETKPVGLVYMALALEDSCVVRKFYFTGPRHEIRMATVQEGINLVLHYFK, encoded by the coding sequence ATGATGAATAATCAATTATTGCAATTATTGATTGAAAGATTAAAAGCAAAAGGAAAAACAATTGCCGTGGCTGAATCGTGCACCGGCGGATTGTTTAGCGGTGCGTTAACTGAAATTCCAGGAAGTTCAGATTGTTTCGGTTTAGGTGTAATTACATACAGTAATTTGGCTAAACATGAACAACTTGGCATTCCCTGGGAAATCTTAAATCAATTTGGTGCGGTAAGTTATCAGACCGCTTTTTTTATGGCTCAATCAGTAAAAAGGTTGGCTCAATCTGATTTAGGAATTTCCTTTACCGGTATTGCCGGTCCTTCAGGTGGAACTGAAACCAAACCCGTGGGTCTGGTTTATATGGCTTTGGCTCTGGAAGATTCTTGTGTTGTGCGGAAATTTTATTTTACCGGCCCGCGGCACGAGATCAGGATGGCAACGGTGCAAGAGGGGATCAATTTAGTACTTCATTATTTTAAATAG
- the rimO gene encoding 30S ribosomal protein S12 methylthiotransferase RimO: MDFYVALTSLGCSKNLVDSEIMLGILRNDRFIITKEFSQAQIIVVNTCGFILPAKKESIETILEMASYKKKGRCQLLIVTGCLAEKYREELLKEIPEIDGILGTSEFSQIGDLIQEKLAGMIPKHSGKIQALNPDRYLTTPQHMAYVKIAEGCDNHCTYCLIPQLRGAYRSRPIEEILSEVRLLIAKGVKEINLIAQDSTYYGLDLYGKEKLPELLDTIAQEKIQWIRVLYCYPERITDELLQVMAKHDNICHYLDIPLQHADQNILRRMGRKGSRDSLEKLITHIRTMMPDVALRTTFMVGFPGETEEQFQVLLDFIEKCRFDWLGAFTYSQEEDTPASLFKDQVPEEVKEERYHRLMSLQSKISQQNQSKWVGKTISVIIEGKLSDNPEYYKGRSRYQAPDVDGVVLIKGDTLPEGEIKQVLVTGSDIYDLIGEIIES; this comes from the coding sequence TTGGATTTTTATGTTGCTTTAACCAGCTTGGGTTGTTCTAAAAACCTTGTGGATAGTGAAATCATGTTGGGAATTTTGCGTAATGATAGATTTATTATTACCAAAGAATTTTCCCAAGCGCAAATTATTGTAGTGAATACCTGTGGTTTTATTCTTCCTGCCAAAAAAGAATCCATTGAAACGATTCTGGAAATGGCATCCTATAAAAAGAAGGGACGATGTCAGCTGCTCATCGTTACCGGTTGTTTAGCCGAAAAATACCGAGAAGAACTGCTGAAAGAAATTCCTGAAATTGATGGGATTTTAGGCACTTCTGAATTTTCTCAAATCGGGGATTTAATCCAAGAGAAACTAGCGGGGATGATCCCGAAACACTCCGGTAAAATCCAGGCTCTGAACCCGGATCGTTACTTGACAACACCTCAGCACATGGCCTATGTAAAAATCGCTGAGGGCTGTGATAATCATTGCACCTATTGTTTGATTCCTCAATTACGCGGCGCTTATCGAAGCAGGCCGATAGAAGAAATCCTCTCTGAAGTGCGTCTTCTCATTGCTAAAGGGGTCAAAGAAATTAACCTTATTGCCCAAGATTCAACTTATTATGGGTTAGATCTATATGGAAAAGAAAAACTTCCTGAACTATTGGATACCATCGCTCAAGAGAAAATTCAGTGGATCAGGGTTCTTTACTGTTATCCGGAACGAATTACTGATGAACTGCTTCAGGTCATGGCCAAACATGATAATATTTGTCATTATCTGGACATCCCTCTTCAACATGCCGACCAGAATATTCTTAGAAGAATGGGCCGCAAAGGGTCAAGAGATTCCTTGGAAAAGCTTATTACTCATATTCGGACGATGATGCCGGATGTGGCTCTCAGGACAACTTTCATGGTTGGTTTCCCCGGAGAAACAGAGGAACAATTTCAAGTTTTATTGGATTTTATTGAAAAATGCAGGTTTGATTGGTTGGGAGCATTTACTTATTCCCAGGAGGAGGATACCCCTGCCTCTTTATTTAAGGATCAGGTTCCTGAGGAAGTAAAAGAAGAACGATACCATCGTTTAATGTCCTTGCAAAGCAAGATTTCCCAGCAAAATCAAAGTAAATGGGTTGGAAAAACAATTTCTGTCATCATTGAAGGAAAATTGTCGGATAACCCCGAATATTACAAAGGAAGGTCCCGTTATCAGGCGCCTGACGTTGACGGAGTTGTTTTAATAAAAGGAGATACGCTGCCTGAGGGTGAAATCAAACAAGTTCTAGTGACCGGTTCTGACATTTATGATTTAATAGGAGAGATAATCGAATCATGA
- a CDS encoding RodZ domain-containing protein, producing MDDIGEKLRVTREAKHISLREAEDNTKIRMKYLIALEANDFDALPGRAYLIGFLRTYARFLGLNDEELVHILKTNLPTEVHREEGKGRVGQKKIKIRVKKPRLLFLIGVLLGIFLLGGIVSAFLGDQNSDLPKDGISGSESSDGQEPQKIPNGQNSLDKNPETSALVGTTENNTGINPETEINGVSVTVIVREDSCWIGVTIDGKKDYQGTLTAGDNRTFAGQEKIVIKYGNAGVVETITNGDRIYPVGAKNQVLTKEYPERN from the coding sequence ATGGATGACATTGGAGAAAAACTACGTGTGACGCGGGAAGCTAAGCACATATCCCTCCGTGAAGCTGAAGATAATACAAAAATCAGAATGAAGTATTTGATCGCCCTGGAAGCAAATGATTTTGATGCCCTCCCAGGCAGGGCTTATCTCATTGGCTTCCTCAGAACATACGCCCGTTTTTTAGGATTGAATGATGAAGAATTAGTGCACATTTTAAAAACTAATTTACCAACAGAAGTTCATCGTGAAGAAGGAAAAGGAAGAGTAGGGCAGAAGAAGATTAAGATTCGTGTGAAGAAACCCAGATTATTATTTCTAATCGGTGTCCTGCTGGGAATTTTTCTTTTAGGCGGGATCGTTTCGGCCTTTTTGGGGGATCAGAATTCAGACCTTCCCAAGGACGGAATTTCAGGAAGTGAGTCATCCGATGGTCAGGAACCTCAGAAGATACCGAACGGTCAAAACTCGTTGGATAAAAACCCTGAAACCTCTGCCCTTGTGGGGACAACTGAAAATAATACCGGAATAAATCCCGAAACAGAGATTAACGGAGTTTCCGTCACTGTGATCGTTAGAGAAGACAGCTGCTGGATTGGGGTGACCATTGACGGTAAAAAGGATTACCAAGGTACTTTAACAGCAGGTGATAACCGCACTTTTGCCGGGCAGGAAAAGATTGTTATTAAATACGGAAATGCCGGCGTGGTTGAGACCATTACCAATGGGGATCGAATCTATCCGGTGGGAGCTAAAAACCAGGTTCTGACCAAAGAATATCCGGAAAGAAATTGA
- a CDS encoding AAA family ATPase, with translation MMKKEIVIGMLLALAAFLGFSGYDVVPVLILAVMGVVLYILLEKKGLLKNSFMGTAVHHPGIRFDDIGGQAPAKLEIQEALDFMKHYDKYQVMGIRPLKGILLTGPPGTGKTLLAKAAATYTDSVFIAASGSEFIEMYAGVGAQRIRSIFQSARNQAQKLKKRSAVIFIDEIEVLGGKRGSHSSHLEYDQTLNQLLVEMDGINTDPELQILLMGATNRADLIDDALLRPGRFDRIVNVDLPDVEGRLQILKIHTNNKPLCQDVDLSVIAKETFGFSGAQLESLCNEGAIYALREEEKFICQKHLKEAIDKVMMGERAEKTPTKEEKKRIAYHESGHALVSETLRQNSVAYVTITSRGKALGYMRQAPASDIYLYTKEYLEHQIKIALAGAVAEEIFLGSKSSGSLNDFKQAITLAKQIIECGFSRLGIVDHELISKDLIHEEIGFILDAQEKMTRAMIRKGEYILHRMVDILDDQEHIAGEALREMLQNPSLNVSNI, from the coding sequence ATGATGAAAAAAGAAATTGTGATCGGGATGCTTCTTGCTCTGGCAGCTTTTTTAGGTTTTTCCGGTTATGATGTGGTTCCGGTTCTGATCTTGGCTGTTATGGGCGTGGTGCTATATATTTTACTTGAGAAGAAAGGATTATTAAAGAATTCTTTTATGGGAACAGCTGTCCATCATCCCGGGATACGGTTTGATGATATTGGCGGACAAGCACCGGCTAAACTTGAGATTCAGGAAGCTTTAGACTTTATGAAACATTACGATAAATATCAAGTCATGGGCATTCGACCCTTAAAAGGAATTTTGCTCACCGGTCCTCCGGGAACAGGCAAGACCCTTTTAGCAAAGGCCGCGGCCACCTACACGGATTCGGTATTCATAGCGGCATCCGGATCAGAATTCATTGAGATGTATGCCGGCGTGGGCGCGCAGCGGATACGCAGCATTTTTCAATCAGCAAGAAATCAAGCTCAAAAGCTGAAAAAGAGAAGTGCCGTTATTTTCATCGATGAGATTGAGGTTTTGGGGGGGAAAAGGGGCAGTCATTCCAGTCACTTAGAATATGACCAGACATTAAACCAGCTGCTAGTGGAAATGGATGGTATCAATACCGATCCCGAATTGCAAATTCTGCTCATGGGTGCGACAAACCGGGCGGACTTGATTGATGATGCCTTACTGAGACCGGGGCGTTTTGACCGTATTGTTAATGTGGATTTGCCCGATGTTGAGGGCAGATTACAAATCTTAAAGATCCATACCAACAACAAGCCTTTATGTCAGGATGTTGATCTGTCGGTAATTGCCAAAGAAACTTTTGGCTTTTCGGGGGCTCAACTAGAAAGCCTCTGCAACGAGGGCGCGATCTATGCCCTGCGAGAGGAAGAAAAATTCATCTGCCAGAAACATCTCAAGGAAGCCATTGATAAAGTGATGATGGGTGAAAGGGCGGAAAAAACACCTACGAAAGAAGAAAAAAAACGCATCGCTTACCATGAATCAGGGCATGCATTGGTGAGTGAAACCTTACGTCAAAATTCTGTGGCCTATGTTACCATTACCTCCCGTGGAAAAGCTCTGGGTTATATGCGGCAGGCACCTGCCTCCGATATTTATTTGTACACCAAGGAATACTTAGAGCATCAAATTAAAATTGCCTTAGCAGGTGCTGTTGCAGAAGAAATATTTTTGGGAAGCAAAAGCTCCGGATCTTTAAACGATTTTAAGCAGGCGATTACCCTTGCAAAGCAAATCATTGAGTGTGGCTTTTCCCGTCTGGGTATTGTGGATCATGAATTGATTTCAAAGGACTTAATCCACGAAGAAATCGGTTTTATTCTCGATGCTCAAGAGAAAATGACTCGGGCCATGATCCGTAAAGGGGAGTATATTTTACACCGAATGGTGGATATCCTCGATGACCAGGAACACATTGCCGGAGAAGCACTGAGAGAAATGCTTCAAAATCCATCACTTAATGTTTCAAACATTTAG